In Desulfosudis oleivorans Hxd3, the DNA window ATCAGCAGTAGAACAAAAGGCAGATAAATGACTTCGGGTTTTGCCAAGAGACCGGCCACATAAAACAGGAGAACCAGGGCATACCCGGCCTTCGTCGGCCTTTTCGCATACCGGAAATAACACAAAAGGGTCAGGATAAAAAAGAAGCCGCTCAAAAGGGTGACACGGCAGGGCAGCCATACCACCGGTTCCACGTTCAGGGGATGAACGGCGAAAAGCGCCGCCAGGCCGGCGCTTTTCCATGTATCGCCGGTGGCGAACCGAAACGCGTAAAAAAGAAACAACGTATTGATGATGTGGATAAAAACGTTGACCATGTGGTGCAGGCCAAAGGCTTGGCCGAAAAGCACAAGGTCCAGCATGTGAGACAACATGACCAGCGGCACCCGGTACGGGAAACAGGAAGGCCCGCCCGTGAACGCGGCCGAGATATCAAACCCATGGGCCGTATGGACGTCCGCGTAAGACATGACCGTGTAGTCGTCATCCCTTACAAGCTCGAAGTTTCGGACCTGTGCGTATACAACAAGCACGGCCATCGCCAGCAGCAGGCTGATAAAAATTTCCCTACCATGCTTCTTCATGACCACGTCCGTCCGGCTGGGTTTCGTCAACGATCGCCATCTCCTCCGATAGCTGCGGCGCCCTGCTGCTGCATCATCAGAAGTCTGACGAGGTTTTCTCTTGCGGTGGCATAGTCCGGTTGAATGGCCAGGGCCTGACGCAGGTGAAACACCGCTTTGTCAAACTCTCCTTTGCGCGCAAAAGCCGTGGCGATGTTATTGTGCGCTTTGTACAAAAAGGGGTTGTCCGGGGTCAGTGTCTTTTCAAAACAGGCAATGGCCTCGTCTGTTCGTCCCATTTCAACCAGCAGGTTGCCCAGGTTGTTACCGGCCATCGGGTGGCCGGGATCATATTTCAGGGCCTGCCGGAAACCGGCGGCGGCCCGCTGGCGGTCCCCCGCTTTCAAAAACGCCGCGCCGAGATTGTTGTGGACCAGCGCGTTTTCGGGATCCATGGAAAGCGCCTGCCGGTAAAAGGCGATGGCTTCATCAATACGGCCTTTTTCCAGAAGCGTGTCGGCAAGGTTGGTGACAGCCTGAATGTTGCCGGGGTGCAGGGCCGCCGCGTGTCGATAAAGAGTCTCACTGTCCCGGAAATGCCGTACATGGGCGTGGGAGACAAGTGCCAGAGCGATAATGGCGGGGGCAGTCACGCAAAGAACCGCGGGACGAAACCGCCGGAACCGTTGCGCCAGGTCGGCGACGATCCAGCCGGCCATGATAAAAAGCCCGATGGCGGGCAGATAGGTATGCCGGTCCGCCAGCACACGGCCCGACCCGGCCATCATGACCGCAACCGGCGCAAGGCAAAAAACAAACCAGAACCACCCCGTCAGCAGATAGGGCCGGGACCGGCGGGCCCGAATCACGACCACCGTGACGACTGCCAGGATGATGACTCCGGCGACCGCGGGCCACAACGATTCTGATCCCGGAGGCGCCGGCCGAATAAGGGTCAGGTCAACAGGCCAGAAGAGCCTTCCAATGGCGGTCAGATAAGACGAGGCCGTCTTCAGGAACCATTCACCGGGCCCGGGAAGAGGCGGGCGGGATCCGGCTTCGGCACCCAGAAGCCGGCCTGTCAGCAAGGCACAGCCCACCGTTGCCAGAAAGGGAATTTTCTCCAGCACCAGGCGCCGCGCCGGCACGCCACCGGTGCCGGCGCGGCCCAGGGGCCAGAAGTCGAGCAGGCAGAACACCGCGATCAGCGGTGCTATCTCG includes these proteins:
- a CDS encoding tetratricopeptide repeat protein, which encodes METREAVLPNKPVKRTRSLGTHAGVCLLLAALSLAVFLQIRHHDAVSYDDPIVTENRHIQQGLSFSSIVWAFTDVPDNMPYWVPVVILSHMADFQLFGDNFGHHHLTSLLFHVLSGITLFLALSLTTGRSFPAGIAAMLFSIHPLNVEPVAWLATRNSVLAVFFGLLAVAAYLYYAHGPSWRRYATVLLMFVLALASKSEIAPLIAVFCLLDFWPLGRAGTGGVPARRLVLEKIPFLATVGCALLTGRLLGAEAGSRPPLPGPGEWFLKTASSYLTAIGRLFWPVDLTLIRPAPPGSESLWPAVAGVIILAVVTVVVIRARRSRPYLLTGWFWFVFCLAPVAVMMAGSGRVLADRHTYLPAIGLFIMAGWIVADLAQRFRRFRPAVLCVTAPAIIALALVSHAHVRHFRDSETLYRHAAALHPGNIQAVTNLADTLLEKGRIDEAIAFYRQALSMDPENALVHNNLGAAFLKAGDRQRAAAGFRQALKYDPGHPMAGNNLGNLLVEMGRTDEAIACFEKTLTPDNPFLYKAHNNIATAFARKGEFDKAVFHLRQALAIQPDYATARENLVRLLMMQQQGAAAIGGDGDR